The DNA segment ATTATATATGTTTCAACATGATTACTAGCTATATCCTAATAACTTCCAGTCTCTAAAAGGCTGACGGTGACCTTCCCAAAATGTCTAAACAAGCAAAAGCTGCAGCAAGCAATTCTAAAGTGGGAACTACTGAGGATATTATTGATGCGGGATCCATCAAACTGGTAATGGCAGGAAGTGGTTGTGATAACGCTGAAAAAGTTGAGCAGGTGAGAAATAGGCTGCAAAACTTTGTTCTGAAGTTTCACCCTACTGCAGCATTTTCATACCTTCCAAGAATTATAAGTCCTAAAATGCCAGTCTACTTAGCATGATTGAGACTTTTAAGATACATGTATTATTTTCTGGCTTATGTTGATCTCATACTAGGTTTTACTACAAGTAGATGGTGATGTTGGTGCAGCTATAGAGGTTTTGGTAGCAGAACAAGAAGCAGATGACTACGATGCAGAAAATGATGCCCTTCCATGTCATGCGGATACTTCACATGGTAATGTCTAGTCAGAAATTGTAACACAAACAATCTTATTGTGATGTTATTTTTTTGTTTCCGCTCGTTTTTATTCACTTAACACAAGTTAGGAACTTTTGAGTTCGATGAGGGCATGAAACataaagcaattttaattctatttatgATCTTTTAATTTTGAAGGTGTTAAGAACGGTTCCTTCTGAACCTCTTTTACCATTGTCAATTTGACCAGAAATCTTAGTAATTTAGTGTCCTGTTTGTTTGGTTGATGTTtctgaatattatattttggtATTGCCTTTGATTGTTTTATGGTGATTGCTTGGTAATTTatctaattttcacaatttcAAAGAACCTCAAGGAGTAAGTGAAGATAGAAACAGTAAAAAACACAACGAAGAGCCTCAAACGCAGACCCAAAAACACGATTCATCTAATAGCAGAAACAAAATAACCAATGACAAAAGCAGTTCCCTGGCAGATGATAAGGTTGTTCCTTTTGCTACCATTAGTTACCTTACCTTGCATGGCTAACTTGTATAATAGTTGGTTTCAAAAGTTCCTTTCTTCAGTGGTTTCATTTTCTATCCTTTTTTTTCATGTAATTGCAGATACCAAGAAATAAGAACTGTCCATGTGGTTCGAAGAAAAAATACAAGGCTTGTTGTGGAACTGTAAAGGGGAGACCCTCTGCAAAGTTTGCAGTGTATACTTCTTGAACTCCTAAGTGGTTTAAGTGTGTGTTTTTTCCCTTTTCGTTGCTGATGATGGCATCATTTTTAGATGTTTGGAAGCTCCATTTGTTTTTTGTCCGGAGCATGGGTTTTCCAACCCGCACCACCGTATTCTAGTACAAATATCTTTTTATGTGATGTGGTACCTTTCATTTTCTGGCAGTAGCCAAAATATTGACacaagaaaaggaagaaaagtAAGGAAGCAACAGGGGAGAGGACCTGCTGGACCTGAGGCTGAGAGTGGTGTGCCTGATGTTGGTGCCCTCTGTATATGAACCCGATTTTGATGCAACTATTTTCCAAATATGGTGAGTTTTATGTCTTCCTTTTTTTTGTTAGCCCGTACCGCATCCAGACTTATCCCCGCTCACAATGTGATAGCTACATTCTCCAGAACCGGGATCAAACCCCGGACCTCTCTTTATGATCTTGTTTACAACTTCATTTTGTAAAAATGGTTATGTCTGACTTGCTTGGAATAGTGCAGAGAAAATGCAGTAGCTGTTCCTCAAGGCATAAGCTGTTTAATAGAGGCTGTGGAGAGAAAAGTAACTTACCTCTTCTGCTGGGCTTATTTTAAAGGGGAAAAGGCCTATAAAGGAGATTTTGTACCCTTTTTGGGTTCCTCGTAATTGCGTCAGTTAGAAAGTGAATATTGCTTAGCTATCTGCTAATCAATGCTCAAGATAGAAACTTACATGAGAAAAAGATTGTAAAAAATTAACTCTGAATTTGGGCTTTAACCTAGTGATTTTTCCTATCATCATTCTTCTTTCAATTGCTAAGAATGTtgtaaaagttaaaaaataatACCTGCCATTactgctcatgagcggcttgATGTTTAGCTCGATTATGTTCGGCTCGATTCATAAACGAGCTGAGCTTAAACATGATTTTGAATCTCGATTCATAAACCAATCGAGGTTGAGCATAATACtaagaaaatgtaaaattatcTAACTTTATGTGAAACTTTAGTTTTGTAAGTTTTAGAACTATGTGGTTTATGAACATAATTTTGTGCGCAAAgttcatcaataaaattaacgagctcgtctgtgagcaaatctcatgaacaAATAAATGTGCTGCTCTTGAGCAATTCATggttagcttttttttttttaaaccgaACTCGAACAACATGTTGAGTTTGAGTTCAAGCTCGATAGATGTGAAGTAATTtgaaaagtagaaaaacaaaatataacgatctctatttacaattatattaattaagaGGAATTCATATGAtgtgaaataatttaaaaagtagaaaaacaaaatataatgATCTCTATTTCCAATTAATGGGATCATTgacaaaatcaatatttttaattgctaatttgtataataatttaaattatcagAATGGTTGAGTTGTGTACAAATCATCACAGATCTTGATTTGCATCAAGTTTGTAAACCAGAGGATTGCAATTGTAAAAAAAGTTAAACCACATCTTTTTTACCTTACCATTCTTAAATATGTCATTTATGttacttttgtaattaatgATAGGCTAGCCTTTGCCAAATTTGTCAACTCCCATAGGGTCTGTTGGAGCCCTAACCTTCTCGGACATTAGGGCCGCCTACAGCCCAACAGACAAAATGTCTCTAATGTTTTAGGGTGTTGCATTAGAattttctatgtaaatttcccaATTTTGTACTATGTTTTGAAATGAAGGCTCAATATcaatatttgtaatttttctcATGTCAAACctaagaataaaattatatttcttagaTGATGAATTCCAAAATAATTGGacagtagtgttcacatggaccaTACCAGATAAATTTAACCAGTTATCGTTGGATCTACATTTATTATAATTCTAGGGAGAGATTAAAATCATTCTAAACATTAGGTCTAATAAGGCTAAAAGTAATCGGAgtaaatattattttgtaaaataaTTATTTGAGGAAGTTTTCTAAAAGAATAGTTTGTTAAGAAAAGTAAGTGAAGTGAGCATTAGATTTGGATACATACTGAGaataaacattattttgaaaaagGGGAAGGGCATCATAATCATAAACCTCAAAAGAAATAAAGCAAGAAGAATGACAAATTGTTAAAAATAGGCTATACTTAGCTTAACTGAAAAGCCTAAAATAAATGCTAAAACTAGAAAGTGGATGAACCTAAGTTGCGTCAAAAACTAAGTTTGTTTAATTAAGGAAATAAATTGATCAGAAAAGAGTATGGTAAGCAACCAAATATAAAAATGACAAGCTAGGTCTATTATATACCCTCTATTAGTGTAAACCATTTCACAAGTTGGTTTTCTACATTATTTCTTCATTTGGAATATTAGCTGTtctattcttttattatttcaacaaaaCCCTCTCACCCATTATATATTAGCAGTGACGAATACAGGATTAGTCGGTTGGGGcggccgattttacacgtgcgttcgggaattttttattttatttttgctaaatcgaacttgcttaaattttttgtatatatgcatgttataatttgaatggtcaagaaccaattttaaggagatctaacaggccaaaaaaattaaaaatttaaatttagaaAGGcctaacaaacaaaaaaaaatattataaatttggatttatagaggcctaacaagccaaaaaaattagaaatttggatttaaaaatACCTAACAGGcctaaaaaattagaaatttggatttatgtagtacttaataggtccaaaatattgaaattttgaattttggacaagcctaacacgtaatgggatatatttaaattttttttattagttcaatactagtttctaaaaaaattataacatatttacatttttagttttaaatttcaaaatttaatttagaaattaaattatttgaatctcaaaaataagaaattaattttttaatggaaaatacataataaaaatgagttcaaaagtgttacgaaaataaataaataaattaataatggtaagaaagttttataattattgaaaaataaaatttaaataaataaacactttctaaaataaattgaggaTAGGGGGAATTGAACCTATGACCTTTTAAAAAGAAGCAAGTGTTTTAACCATCTCACCTATttttaaacaatgaaatattactacataGAGTGTATATACACTAATATTTGGGGGGACCGAAACTACTCATGACCATagtggttccggcggccggaggggcccgggccaccccacccccccccccccccccccccgtaTACGCCCCTGTATATTAGGATTCAAACCTTATTTGGCCCCGTGCCTCCTGTCGTATTATTCGGTAACATTTGCTCTCTAAAGTATATCCATAAGTGACACTCGACCCGTTTTGGATAAAAAATTATccgatttgttaaatttttcgCATTATACAAATTTTAACACGTGACATGTACACGtgtcaattattttaattatttttttctatatagTCTTAATATGtggataaaataaagaaattaattttttttttgtttatacaCATATAATGTGtatatggaaaaataata comes from the Euphorbia lathyris chromosome 5, ddEupLath1.1, whole genome shotgun sequence genome and includes:
- the LOC136230694 gene encoding OVARIAN TUMOR DOMAIN-containing deubiquitinating enzyme 7 isoform X1; protein product: MVKTRQQKSSKPKKNSHAKKHGKQADITQFQAQVDALGLKIIQVTADGNCFFRALADQLDGSEDEHGKYRSMVVKYIMKNREMFEPFIEDEIPFDEYCQSMEKDGTWAGHMELQAASLVTRSNICIHQYTLPRWYIRNFDQHGVCMVHLSYHDEEHYNSVRLKEDTCNGPARPIIIKADGDLPKMSKQAKAAASNSKVGTTEDIIDAGSIKLVMAGSGCDNAEKVEQVLLQVDGDVGAAIEVLVAEQEADDYDAENDALPCHADTSHEPQGVSEDRNSKKHNEEPQTQTQKHDSSNSRNKITNDKSSSLADDKIPRNKNCPCGSKKKYKACCGTVKGRPSAKFAVSQNIDTRKGRKVRKQQGRGPAGPEAESGVPDVGALCI
- the LOC136230694 gene encoding OVARIAN TUMOR DOMAIN-containing deubiquitinating enzyme 7 isoform X2, which gives rise to MVKTRQQKSSKPKKNSHAKKHGKQADITQFQAQVDALGLKIIQVTADGNCFFRALADQLDGSEDEHGKYRSMVVKYIMNREMFEPFIEDEIPFDEYCQSMEKDGTWAGHMELQAASLVTRSNICIHQYTLPRWYIRNFDQHGVCMVHLSYHDEEHYNSVRLKEDTCNGPARPIIIKADGDLPKMSKQAKAAASNSKVGTTEDIIDAGSIKLVMAGSGCDNAEKVEQVLLQVDGDVGAAIEVLVAEQEADDYDAENDALPCHADTSHEPQGVSEDRNSKKHNEEPQTQTQKHDSSNSRNKITNDKSSSLADDKIPRNKNCPCGSKKKYKACCGTVKGRPSAKFAVSQNIDTRKGRKVRKQQGRGPAGPEAESGVPDVGALCI